One Panicum virgatum strain AP13 chromosome 3N, P.virgatum_v5, whole genome shotgun sequence DNA segment encodes these proteins:
- the LOC120665383 gene encoding myb-related protein 308-like produces the protein MGRSPCCEKAHTNKGAWTKEEDERLVAYIRAHGEGCWRSLPKAAGLLRCGKSCRLRWMNYLRPDLKRGNFTDDEDEVIIRLHAILGNKWSLIAGQLPGRTDNEIKNYWNTHIKRKLLARGIDPQTHRPLGSAAAAAAAPGVAAHRAPALLHPATAVPALAAAKPSPAASSSDDGARSSSTSTSTGKARCPDLNLDLSVGLPPAADTPSSQPVCLCYRLGLRAGEACGCQADKPGPQGFRYFRPLEQGQYI, from the exons ATGGGGCGGTCGCCGTGCTGCGAGAAGGCGCACACGAACAAGGGCGCGTGGAccaaggaggaggacgagcgGCTGGTGGCGTACATCCGGGCGCACGGCGAGGGGTGCTGGCGCTCGCTGCCCAAGGCCGCGGGGCTGCTGCGATGCGGCAAGAGCTGCCGGCTGCGCTGGATGAACTACCTCCGCCCAGACCTCAAGCGCGGCAACTTCACCGACGACGAGGATGAGGTCATCATCCGCCTGCACGCCATCCTCGGAAACAA GTGGTCTCTTATCGCCGGGCAGCTGCCGGGCCGGACGGACAACGAGATCAAGAACTACTGGAACACGCACATCAAGCGCAAGCTCCTAGCCCGCGGCATCGACCCGCAGACGCACCGCCCGctcggcagcgccgccgcggcggcggcggctcccggcGTCGCGGCGCACCGGGCGCCGGCGCTGCTGCACCCCGCGACCGCCGTCCCGGCCCTCGCAGCCGCGaagccgtcgccggcggcgtcgtCATCGGACGACGGCGCGCgcagcagcagtaccagcaCCAGCACGGGGAAGGCGCGGTGCCCCGACCTGAACCTGGACCTGTCCGTGGGCTTGCCGCCGGCGGCCGACACGCCCAGCTCGCAGCCGGTGTGCCTGTGCTACCGCCTGGggctccgcgccggggaggccTGCGGCTGCCAGGCTGACAAGCCGGGCCCGCAGGGGTTCAGATATTTCAGGCCGTTGGAGCAAGGCCAGTACATATGA